One stretch of Rhodospirillaceae bacterium DNA includes these proteins:
- the murG gene encoding undecaprenyldiphospho-muramoylpentapeptide beta-N-acetylglucosaminyltransferase: protein MIANDNRIQVVLAAGGTGGHMFPAEALAEALLRRGCRVDLITDERGQGFGNRLPEVVVHHVSSGGVAGKGLVPKLKNLARLALGYFQCRSLIKRLDPVVTVGFGGYPSVPPLLAAQQRECRTVLHEQNAVAGRANRFLMKRASKIALSFPKVRFADDLPAEKRIVTGNPVRPAIAALADQPYRAPRGFEPINLLIFGGSLGARSFSRHIPAGIALISSELRNRLRIVQQCRPEDLDAVADAYRATGLQVELKPFFEDMPARLAVAHLVLCRSGASTVTELTAAGRPSLMVPLPGSIDDHQLANARALEGPGAGWVLTETALSPASIAERLTTILSHPDRLDLAATAARKLGRRDASERLADVVMNLVPASRQKILQAETA from the coding sequence ATGATCGCGAACGATAACCGCATCCAGGTGGTCTTGGCAGCCGGCGGCACCGGCGGCCACATGTTCCCGGCGGAAGCGCTGGCAGAGGCCCTGCTGCGGCGCGGCTGCCGCGTCGATCTCATTACCGACGAGCGGGGCCAGGGTTTCGGCAACCGCCTGCCTGAGGTGGTGGTGCATCACGTATCGTCCGGTGGCGTCGCCGGCAAGGGGCTGGTGCCGAAACTCAAGAACCTCGCGCGCCTGGCGCTCGGCTACTTCCAGTGCCGCAGCCTCATCAAGCGCCTCGATCCGGTGGTGACGGTCGGTTTCGGCGGCTATCCTTCCGTGCCGCCGTTGCTCGCCGCCCAGCAGCGCGAGTGCCGCACCGTGCTGCATGAACAGAATGCCGTGGCGGGGCGCGCCAACCGCTTCCTGATGAAGCGCGCCAGCAAGATTGCGCTGAGCTTTCCCAAGGTGCGCTTTGCCGATGATCTGCCGGCCGAAAAGCGCATCGTCACCGGCAACCCGGTGCGCCCGGCGATCGCGGCCCTGGCTGACCAGCCCTATCGCGCGCCACGCGGTTTCGAACCGATCAATCTCCTCATCTTCGGCGGCAGCCTGGGGGCGCGGTCCTTCTCGCGCCATATTCCGGCGGGGATCGCCCTCATCTCAAGTGAGTTGCGCAATCGCCTCCGGATCGTGCAGCAATGCCGGCCGGAAGATCTCGATGCCGTGGCCGATGCTTACCGGGCGACCGGCCTGCAGGTCGAGTTGAAGCCCTTTTTCGAAGACATGCCGGCGCGCCTTGCGGTAGCCCATCTGGTGCTGTGCCGCTCGGGCGCCTCGACCGTCACGGAGCTGACCGCAGCGGGCCGCCCGTCGCTGATGGTCCCGCTGCCCGGTTCCATCGACGATCACCAATTGGCCAATGCCCGTGCCCTCGAAGGCCCCGGTGCCGGCTGGGTGCTCACCGAAACAGCCTTGTCGCCGGCCTCGATCGCCGAGCGGCTCACCACCATCCTCAGCCATCCCGACCGGCTCGACCTCGCCGCCACGGCCGCGCGCAAGCTGGGGCGGCGCGATGCGAGCGAACGCCTGGCCGACGTGGTGATGAACCTCGTTCCGGCGAGCCGGCAGAAAATTCTTCAAGCGGAGACAGCGTGA
- a CDS encoding cell division protein FtsW produces the protein MRGFARTDRSMVAQWWWTVDRWMLAAVIALAFIGAILVLAASPAVATRIGMDSFALVRRHYLMLPLAIGTVVFISMLSAKQVRRLGVILFFVFFVLTAMTLFMGAEIKGATRWISVGPLSLQPSEFLKPCFAVFAAWMFSLQKTSPGIPGNFIAIGSYLAVVLVLLKQPDLGMTAVVTATWAAQFFIAGLPIFWVLLLVGAGVAGLVGAYFALPHVTERIDQFFNPASGDTYQIDRALEAFQNGGLYGKGPGEGSVKLVLQDAHADFVFAVAGEEFGLIVCLILVALFAFIVLRALSRLLGEHNHFIILAATGLITSFGLQAIVNMASTLHLMPTKGMTLPFISYGGSSIVAIGLGVGMLLALTRRRFPGSVEP, from the coding sequence ATGAGGGGCTTTGCGCGCACCGACCGCTCGATGGTGGCCCAATGGTGGTGGACGGTCGACCGCTGGATGCTTGCGGCGGTCATCGCGCTTGCTTTCATCGGCGCCATCCTGGTGCTGGCGGCGAGCCCGGCGGTGGCGACGCGCATCGGCATGGACAGTTTCGCCCTGGTGCGGCGCCATTATCTGATGCTGCCGCTGGCGATCGGCACGGTGGTGTTCATCTCGATGCTGTCGGCCAAACAGGTGCGGCGCCTCGGCGTCATCCTGTTCTTCGTGTTCTTCGTGTTGACCGCGATGACCCTGTTCATGGGTGCCGAGATCAAGGGCGCCACGCGCTGGATCTCGGTCGGGCCCCTGTCGCTGCAACCCTCCGAGTTTCTCAAGCCCTGCTTTGCCGTCTTTGCCGCCTGGATGTTCTCGCTGCAGAAGACCTCGCCCGGCATTCCCGGCAATTTCATCGCCATCGGTTCCTATCTTGCCGTCGTGCTGGTACTCCTCAAGCAGCCGGATCTCGGCATGACCGCCGTCGTCACCGCGACCTGGGCGGCGCAGTTCTTCATCGCGGGCCTCCCCATCTTCTGGGTGCTGTTGCTGGTGGGTGCCGGTGTGGCCGGCCTGGTCGGCGCCTATTTCGCGTTGCCACATGTGACCGAGCGCATCGACCAGTTCTTCAACCCGGCCAGCGGCGACACCTATCAGATCGATCGCGCGCTCGAGGCGTTCCAGAATGGCGGGCTATATGGCAAGGGTCCGGGCGAAGGGTCGGTAAAGCTGGTGCTGCAGGACGCCCATGCCGACTTCGTCTTTGCCGTGGCCGGCGAGGAATTCGGCCTCATTGTTTGCCTCATCCTGGTGGCGCTCTTTGCCTTCATCGTGCTGCGCGCCCTGTCGCGGCTGTTGGGCGAGCACAATCACTTCATCATCCTGGCTGCGACCGGGCTCATCACTTCGTTCGGTCTGCAGGCGATCGTCAACATGGCATCGACCCTGCACCTGATGCCGACCAAGGGCATGACGCTGCCGTTCATCTCCTATGGCGGTTCGTCGATCGTGGCCATCGGCCTTGGCGTCGGCATGCTGCTGGCGCTCACCCGCCGGCGCTTCCCGGGGAGCGTCGAGCCATGA